One window of Marmota flaviventris isolate mMarFla1 chromosome 5, mMarFla1.hap1, whole genome shotgun sequence genomic DNA carries:
- the Spmip10 gene encoding sperm-associated microtubule inner protein 10, which produces MASGKDSDLTLSNDCSDDNSYNPANKYDETHLPRFSLKQGMIPARYVMPWKENMEFRNVNRKKAEACGIHTGPLEDSLFLDHSERLCHGEDRTIVLKKGPPEIKITDMPLHSPLSKYQSTVISHGFRRRLV; this is translated from the exons ATGGCTTCAGGAAAAGACAGTGATCTGACCTTATCCAATGACTGCTCTGATGATAATTCATATAATCCTGCTAATAA GTATGATGAGACTCATTTGCCACGGTTTTCATTAAAGCAAGGGATGATCCCAGCACGTTATGTCATGCCttggaaagaaaatatggaattcAGGAATGTGAATCGGAAG aaagcaGAAGCATGTGGGATCCATACTGGACCACTAGAAGACTCTCTCTTTTTGGATCACAGTGAAAGGCTTTGCCATGGGGAAGATCGCACAATTGTCTTGAAGAAAGGCccaccagaaataaaaattacagatatGCCTTTGCATTCACCTCTCTCCAAATACCAAAGCACTGTGATCTCCCATGGCTTTAGAAGGCGACTAGTCTGA